TGCCCTGTTCCTCTCCCACCAGACACCACAGTCATCTTCGTCGCCACCTTCAGCTGCCTCTCCCTCTTACTCCTCTTCCTTGCTGTCTTCTTCATCTACAGATGCAGTCAGCACGGTGAGTTCAGAGAAGCGTGGGTTTAAAACTCCAAAAATGGGGGAGTAAAGTGAAGGATTATCACAGTAGACAAATTCctccctgtatttttttaataggttCATCACATGGAGAATCCACCAAGAGGTAGATATACTTGGCCAATTCCTTGCCCTGCTTAACTCCTGCTCCATTCTTCCGCCCGTGGGCACATCAGTGACTGCTATGCCCAGCCCTACTCTCTCCTCAAATCTTCAGACCCTAGACTTCATTATGTTTCTCTCCCTCAGAACCAGCCATTCCGAATTTCCCAAGCAGGAGAAAACAGGTAAGTGATAAGGAATTTGGGGAGAGAAAGACTCTCTGACTTTTGCAATCTGAgaactgattttttgtttgtttcactcaCATGCAGATTTATTCAACCTAGAAAGAATATCTGAATCGGTGAGTTCCCCCCTTTGGAATTCCCCAAGAGCTCACTTACCCTGCGGGCTGGTCTGTCTGCCTCCTGGCTTAGCCCAGCTGGTTATATGAATGAAGCCAAATAACATCACATTTAAAAACGTGCTTTGACAGATCTTGTGAAAACagacagtagaatggtggttaccagggtctgggggttgggggaattGGGGAATATGGAAGGAACAAACTTGCAACTTGTAGATGAATAAAtcctggagatctaatgcacagtgcGGGCATTATAGTCAGCAATACTTTATCAGACACTCAAAGTTGCTAGGAGACCAGATGATaattgttctcaccacacacacaaaaatgataatTAGGTGATAGGATGGAGGTGTTAGCCAGGTGGTAGCCGTATTGCAATATAtcaatgtatcaaatcaacaggtgtataccttaaacttgtacaatgttatatgtcgATTATATCTCAAACAAAACCAATGTGCTTTAAATTCCAGAGTAGCTGGATTTCAGCTCCCAATGTCTTGAGTTTGTCACCAGTGTGGTCTGAGATAAATCATGAAACCCCCATGATTGGGACACTTTCTTTCCTCCCATATCTAATGGGGATTGAAATCTTCATTTAAAAGGCTTGGGCGAGTCCAGCGATGTCATAAACAtagagaatttctttcagtttccagcAAAATGTAAATGTCAGATGGATGGCATAAAAGCATCAATTAACAAACGTTAATCAATTTACATCcatcagtttttttctgtttaaaatactgCCTGTTTGTGATGTAACATGAATGAGCACTACGTCTGAGAGCAGTATCAGATAAGACTCGTACATTGTCCCACAGGACGCATTCTTTACACCAAAGCAAGTAAATAGAAGCATTAGCAAAAGATTTAAGTAGTTCAcgattgtgtttaaaaaaattttatgcacATTATGTTCATTTAGATATATGTGCATATTTAAGTTATGGAAGAGCGTCGTTCACAAGTTCACAACTTAAGCACCAATGAACAAATCTGGtctattttaaatgttggaaTAGTGGCCTTGATGAGCAAGCTgttgataataataatgttataatAATGTGATATTATGATGCAGTACCTCCAtgcaatggagtactattcagcaataagaaGGAAGAAGCTACTGATACATGTGATCAATGAACGCACTTCAAAAAcagtatgctaaatgaaaaaagtcagatACAAGACCGTATATAGTATGGTTccgtttatatatttatataaaaatctccaaaaaagGTGAATTAGTAGTTGCCTGTggctggagtgggggtgggaggtgggtggggcagtTAAGTTAAAAGACTTAACTTCAGACAAGCCCCAGGCAACTTTGGGGGGGTGACAGGTGTTCAAGAACTatactgtggtgatggttgcatcaTTCCGCAAATTCACTAGAAGTCATAGAAATGTACACTTTATATTCAGGGGAATTTTATGGTCTACAGGTTATATCTcgataaaattatttaaaaataatacagtgttgagagtgggaagggataaatcaggcgttcaaaatttgcacctcttgggggagtgatggaagtgttagctatcttgattgtggtggtggtttcaggGATGTAGAcatccatcaaaattcatcaaattgtacatctgaaatatgtgtagtttactgcatAGGACTCGTACCACAataaagaataacattttttaaataaaaatgaatgatatgTGACTACTAGttttaatggaaaacaaattaataaaataaaacaatatatatagtattatataacCAGCAGGTATTCATATTCTCAAAACCATATGTTTGCCCTGATTTGTCTAAGCACCAGTTATCGCTGATAGATGGCACCCCGCCATTACTGTGAGCTTGCCCTGAGGCGCAGCCGGTCGAGAAGGGCGCTGTCCAGCAGAGCTTCCTGCAGTGAGGGAAACGTTCTGTGGCGGCGCTGCCAGtacagcagccaccagccacgtgCGGCTGCTGCACCTCTGCCGCGACTCTGAGGACCtcaacttttaatttaatttcctttgaagCTAACTAGCCATATATGTGGCCCACGGCTGCCATATTGGGCAGCTCAGGTCTACATGCCTATCTCTTTTCCCCAAAGGCTGGAGACCGCCCAGAGGTGACCTATGCCCAGCTGAACACCAACGCGCTGTCTGAGACAGCGTCCAGCCCTGCCGAGATGTCCCCAGAATCTTGTGACTACGCAACACTGAAGGAGTAGAAGGACATTAGGAACTGAAGGAAGGGCTGCTTCCCCGCGAAGGAGATTATGGATTAAGATGGCTGAGATGACTGGACACATGGAAATCTAGGTGACTCTGTGTCCTGGGgtcataattcaaaataataaaattaagttctTCTCTTTTTGCTTCCCCTCCTCTCAAAAATTACTTGGGGGGATGCTCCCCCAAATTTGGAGTGTGACTTTAGAGTGGTTTGACTTAATCATAGGCTaagaatacatactgtatatATGGGCTGGTGGTACTCGAAATACTCACTTAGGGAGTTCAGGACAGCATCATGTAAACAGAAAATGGTTCCTCAGAGAAGCTTATGTGGTTGCTGTCTGGTGAGTAATCTCACAGACACAGGGATTTCACAAGGGAGCACAAACCGTGCACCATGAAGATAAACACTCAGTTGTGAACTAACGAAAAGCACCCCTAAGTAGCATGCACCAAGGTAAGCGGCTACATGCATGTGCTTCACGATTTTTTCAAGCCGTGCTGGGCAGCCTCCTGGTCTCAAGTCAAGAGCAGTTTCCTCTCTGATGTGAATGAGTTTTCTTACTGCCACCATGTTtctgtttatattctttctttcttcttattagACGCTGAGGATGCAATGAATTTAGACTCACAGAATCTCTGTGGATTTTTGTCACTTGGTGCCCATAACTTAATACCTGTTAATACAGCATTGCAAAGATTTTTCTGAGTGTggacttttgtgtgtgtgtgacagaatGAATGACCATTTACGTATAAGCACACATATGTGAGCTTTTCTTCCAAAGTTACGTCACGCAATCAGGTttgaatgtcattttaaaatacttgattgAGTGAATGAGTGTGTAAAGATTTGcaatgtatatgtaaatattcttAACTCTGAAGCATATGCTGGatagcttttctctttttaagttttaaattgtgaaataatgTGGTCataaagaaaaacaccaaataaTATAAGTGGAAATAGGCACAGTTTTTCAAAACAacattttgctctgtttttaactttttttttttttgatgaggggaggtaattaggcttatctgtttaatttttttcaacggaggtactggggattgaacccaggacctcacgcatgctaagcacacactctaccactgagctagaccttcCCCCTCTGGTTTTACTTCTATCGCTcctattttccttcctctcttcctaagAGGTCGGCGTTACCCAAAGTGCTGTGTATTATTCATGCTTCT
This region of Camelus ferus isolate YT-003-E chromosome 9, BCGSAC_Cfer_1.0, whole genome shotgun sequence genomic DNA includes:
- the LOC102516223 gene encoding V-set and transmembrane domain-containing protein 1; translated protein: MITEFLFLLCLGLCLGYEDEEKNENPDASGPPPVKTDTTVIFVATFSCLSLLLLFLAVFFIYRCSQHGSSHGESTKRTSHSEFPKQEKTDLFNLERISESAGDRPEVTYAQLNTNALSETASSPAEMSPESCDYATLKE